Proteins encoded together in one Penaeus vannamei isolate JL-2024 chromosome 41, ASM4276789v1, whole genome shotgun sequence window:
- the LOC113801144 gene encoding cuticle protein 7-like gives MSLKVVVVACVAVVALCDKAPVYAPPPPAYAPAPYHAPEPAYHAPEPAYHAPAHYEPEYPDVPPKYNYNYGVADGYSGANFGHSESRDGYKTEGSYTVDLPDGRKQTVKYVDNGDGLVAEVSYEGEAQYPEHTPAYKPAPPAYGPPPPTYA, from the exons ATGTCTCTCAAG GTCGTCGTCGTCGCCTGCGTGGCTGTCGTCGCTCTGTGCGACAAGGCTCCTGtctacgcccctcctccccccgcctacgCCCCTGCACcttaccacgcccccgaacccgcctaccacgcccccgaacccgcctaccacgcccctGCTCACTACGAGCCCGAATACCCTGAT gtcccacccaagtacaactacaactacggcgtcgccgacggATACTCCGGCGCTAacttcggccactcggagtcccgcgacggctacaagaccgagggcagctacaccgtcgacctccccgacggccgcaagcagaccgtcaagtacgtggacaacggcgacggtctcgtagctgaggtcagctacgagggcgaggctcagtaccccgagcacacccccgcctacaagcccgctccccccgcctacggcccccctccccccacctatgcCTAA